A stretch of Melospiza melodia melodia isolate bMelMel2 chromosome 24, bMelMel2.pri, whole genome shotgun sequence DNA encodes these proteins:
- the UTP18 gene encoding U3 small nucleolar RNA-associated protein 18 homolog isoform X2: protein MRGLAAFVGRERGAAKASSMKAAKKVSKGTKAGKMAKPKRTAKRLLVAANQAAAAEAARRARHLKALSCVSGAERELEELVFGDSLNGEEDELLRCLAGPRRVTAAEGKNLQEESSDSGVENEAKRDLLLKRPAWVDEDDEAEENVDMTHKYRKVLMKSDAETMLTKKKLKKRLEEQFQQAMGGVPAWADLENRKNSKRTSSDSDSDEDDDLLRRTGNFITSSESLPRGILKMSTCPPANQERFANGKLVTVQFHPSAQVVMTAGHDRSVSLFQVDGIRNPKIQSIYLESFPIYKAHFSMDGEQVIATGTHHRMFFVYDMMAGSIIPIPKVRGVEEKFLRNFELSPDGSFMLLIGNSGYLHLLSMKTKELISTMKVNGRCTASAFTPDSSKIYSYSKEGEVFIWDVRSRKSLHKFEDEGSLEGKCIAISKNNQYVACGSSSGVVNLYTTDVCLKENRPKPVKAIMNLVTSATCVTFNPTTEILAVASRDTDEAVKLAETLFIFLKEDTGENEPVTEVKTALELFTVFLEEPQNFNFAASTSL, encoded by the exons ATGCGTGGTCTGGCGGCGTTTGTGGGGCGGGAGCGGGGAGCGGCAAAAGCATCCAGCATGAAGGCGGCGAAGAAAGTGTCTAAAGGGACCAAAGCGGGTAAAATGGCGAAACCGAAGCGGACGGCGAAGCGGCTTCTGGTTGCGGCGAATCAGGCGGCGGCCGCCGAGGCAGCGCGACGCGCCCGCCACCTGAAGGCGCTGAGCTGCGTGTCAGGCGCCGAgcgggagctggaggagctggtgtTCGGTGACAGCCTCAATGGGGAGGAGGACGAGCTGCTGCGGTGCCTGGCCGGGCCTCGACGG GTtactgctgccgaggggaagaaCCTCCAGGAAGAGTCCAGCGATTCGGGGGTGGAAAATGAAGCGAAACGTGACTTACTGCTCAAACGTCCGGCCTGGGTAGATGAGGATGATGAAGCTGAGGAAAA TGTTGATATGACCCATAAGTACAGGAAAGTTTTAATGAAGAGTGATGCCGAGACAATGCTTACTAAGAAGAAACTAAAGAAAAGACTTGAGGAACA GTTTCAGCAAGCCATGGGAGGAGTTCCTGCCTGGGCTGATCTAGAAAACAGGAAGAACTCCAAAAGGACTTCGAGTGATA GTGAcagtgatgaagatgatgatctGCTACGCAGGACTGGCAATTTCATAACAAGCTCAGAGTCTCTGCCAAGAGGGATTTTGAAG ATGAGCACCTGCCCTCCTGCAAACCAGGAACGTTTTGCCAATGGAAAACTGGTGACAGTGCAGTTTCATCCTTCAGCTCAAGTGGTGATGACAGCTGGGCATGATCGCTCTGTGTCCCTCTTCCAG GTGGACGGTATAAGGAACCCAAAAATACAGAGCATCTATTTAGAGAGTTTTCCAATTTATAAGGCTCATTTCAGTATGGATGGAGAACAAGTTATAGCCACTGGTACTCACCACAGAATGTTCTTTGTGTATGACATGATGGCTGGGAGTATCATCCCCATCCCGAAAGTACGAG GTGTGGAGGAAAAATTCCTCAGAAACTTCGAACTGTCTCCAGATGGATCATTTATGCTGCTGATTGGAAATTCAGGTTATCTTCATTTGCTGTCCATGAAG ACAAAAGAACTGATCAGCACTATGAAAGTGAATGGAAGGTGCACTGCCTCTGCTTTCACCCCAGACAGCAGTAAAATATACAGCTATTCAA AGGAAGGCGAAGTTTTCATTTGGGATGTGAGAAGCCGAAAGAGTCTACACAAATTTGAAGATGAAGGTTCTTTGGAAGGAAAGTGCATTGCTATTTCAAAAAATAACCAGTATGTGGCATGTGG TTCATCTTCTGGAGTTGTAAATTTATACACTACTGATGTCTGCCTCAAAGAAAACCGTCCTAAACCAGTTAAGGCCATAATGAACCTTGTTACTTCTGCCACCTGTGTGACCTTTAATCCCACCACAGAGATTTTGGCAGTGGCTTCCCGTGACACTGATGAAGCTGTCAAATTG gctgAAACATTATTCATTTTTCTGAAAGAAGATACAGGAGAAAATGAACCAGTAACTGAGGTGAAAACAGCACTAGAACTGTTTACAGTGTTCCTTGAGGAGCctcaaaattttaattttgctgCCTCCACTTCTTTATAG
- the UTP18 gene encoding U3 small nucleolar RNA-associated protein 18 homolog isoform X1 — MRGLAAFVGRERGAAKASSMKAAKKVSKGTKAGKMAKPKRTAKRLLVAANQAAAAEAARRARHLKALSCVSGAERELEELVFGDSLNGEEDELLRCLAGPRRVTAAEGKNLQEESSDSGVENEAKRDLLLKRPAWVDEDDEAEENVDMTHKYRKVLMKSDAETMLTKKKLKKRLEEQFQQAMGGVPAWADLENRKNSKRTSSDSDSDEDDDLLRRTGNFITSSESLPRGILKMSTCPPANQERFANGKLVTVQFHPSAQVVMTAGHDRSVSLFQVDGIRNPKIQSIYLESFPIYKAHFSMDGEQVIATGTHHRMFFVYDMMAGSIIPIPKVRGVEEKFLRNFELSPDGSFMLLIGNSGYLHLLSMKTKELISTMKVNGRCTASAFTPDSSKIYSYSKEGEVFIWDVRSRKSLHKFEDEGSLEGKCIAISKNNQYVACGSSSGVVNLYTTDVCLKENRPKPVKAIMNLVTSATCVTFNPTTEILAVASRDTDEAVKLVHLPSYTVFSNFPVFRKKQIYLTQSMDFSPRSGYFSVANNKGKALLFRLKHYSFF, encoded by the exons ATGCGTGGTCTGGCGGCGTTTGTGGGGCGGGAGCGGGGAGCGGCAAAAGCATCCAGCATGAAGGCGGCGAAGAAAGTGTCTAAAGGGACCAAAGCGGGTAAAATGGCGAAACCGAAGCGGACGGCGAAGCGGCTTCTGGTTGCGGCGAATCAGGCGGCGGCCGCCGAGGCAGCGCGACGCGCCCGCCACCTGAAGGCGCTGAGCTGCGTGTCAGGCGCCGAgcgggagctggaggagctggtgtTCGGTGACAGCCTCAATGGGGAGGAGGACGAGCTGCTGCGGTGCCTGGCCGGGCCTCGACGG GTtactgctgccgaggggaagaaCCTCCAGGAAGAGTCCAGCGATTCGGGGGTGGAAAATGAAGCGAAACGTGACTTACTGCTCAAACGTCCGGCCTGGGTAGATGAGGATGATGAAGCTGAGGAAAA TGTTGATATGACCCATAAGTACAGGAAAGTTTTAATGAAGAGTGATGCCGAGACAATGCTTACTAAGAAGAAACTAAAGAAAAGACTTGAGGAACA GTTTCAGCAAGCCATGGGAGGAGTTCCTGCCTGGGCTGATCTAGAAAACAGGAAGAACTCCAAAAGGACTTCGAGTGATA GTGAcagtgatgaagatgatgatctGCTACGCAGGACTGGCAATTTCATAACAAGCTCAGAGTCTCTGCCAAGAGGGATTTTGAAG ATGAGCACCTGCCCTCCTGCAAACCAGGAACGTTTTGCCAATGGAAAACTGGTGACAGTGCAGTTTCATCCTTCAGCTCAAGTGGTGATGACAGCTGGGCATGATCGCTCTGTGTCCCTCTTCCAG GTGGACGGTATAAGGAACCCAAAAATACAGAGCATCTATTTAGAGAGTTTTCCAATTTATAAGGCTCATTTCAGTATGGATGGAGAACAAGTTATAGCCACTGGTACTCACCACAGAATGTTCTTTGTGTATGACATGATGGCTGGGAGTATCATCCCCATCCCGAAAGTACGAG GTGTGGAGGAAAAATTCCTCAGAAACTTCGAACTGTCTCCAGATGGATCATTTATGCTGCTGATTGGAAATTCAGGTTATCTTCATTTGCTGTCCATGAAG ACAAAAGAACTGATCAGCACTATGAAAGTGAATGGAAGGTGCACTGCCTCTGCTTTCACCCCAGACAGCAGTAAAATATACAGCTATTCAA AGGAAGGCGAAGTTTTCATTTGGGATGTGAGAAGCCGAAAGAGTCTACACAAATTTGAAGATGAAGGTTCTTTGGAAGGAAAGTGCATTGCTATTTCAAAAAATAACCAGTATGTGGCATGTGG TTCATCTTCTGGAGTTGTAAATTTATACACTACTGATGTCTGCCTCAAAGAAAACCGTCCTAAACCAGTTAAGGCCATAATGAACCTTGTTACTTCTGCCACCTGTGTGACCTTTAATCCCACCACAGAGATTTTGGCAGTGGCTTCCCGTGACACTGATGAAGCTGTCAAATTG GTGCATCTTCCTTCATATACAGTATTCTCAAATTTCCCAGTCTTCAGAAAAAAGCAGATTTATCTTACTCAATCTATGGACTTCTCTCCCAGAAGTGGATATTTCTCTGTAGCAAATAACAAAGGCAAAGCTTTGTTATTTAG gctgAAACATTATTCATTTTTCTGA
- the UTP18 gene encoding U3 small nucleolar RNA-associated protein 18 homolog isoform X3 codes for MRGLAAFVGRERGAAKASSMKAAKKVSKGTKAGKMAKPKRTAKRLLVAANQAAAAEAARRARHLKALSCVSGAERELEELVFGDSLNGEEDELLRCLAGPRRVTAAEGKNLQEESSDSGVENEAKRDLLLKRPAWVDEDDEAEENVDMTHKYRKVLMKSDAETMLTKKKLKKRLEEQFQQAMGGVPAWADLENRKNSKRTSSDSDSDEDDDLLRRTGNFITSSESLPRGILKMSTCPPANQERFANGKLVTVQFHPSAQVVMTAGHDRSVSLFQVDGIRNPKIQSIYLESFPIYKAHFSMDGEQVIATGTHHRMFFVYDMMAGSIIPIPKVRGVEEKFLRNFELSPDGSFMLLIGNSGYLHLLSMKTKELISTMKVNGRCTASAFTPDSSKIYSYSKEGEVFIWDVRSRKSLHKFEDEGSLEGKCIAISKNNQYVACGSSSGVVNLYTTDVCLKENRPKPVKAIMNLVTSATCVTFNPTTEILAVASRDTDEAVKLAETLFIFLKEDTGENEPVTEVL; via the exons ATGCGTGGTCTGGCGGCGTTTGTGGGGCGGGAGCGGGGAGCGGCAAAAGCATCCAGCATGAAGGCGGCGAAGAAAGTGTCTAAAGGGACCAAAGCGGGTAAAATGGCGAAACCGAAGCGGACGGCGAAGCGGCTTCTGGTTGCGGCGAATCAGGCGGCGGCCGCCGAGGCAGCGCGACGCGCCCGCCACCTGAAGGCGCTGAGCTGCGTGTCAGGCGCCGAgcgggagctggaggagctggtgtTCGGTGACAGCCTCAATGGGGAGGAGGACGAGCTGCTGCGGTGCCTGGCCGGGCCTCGACGG GTtactgctgccgaggggaagaaCCTCCAGGAAGAGTCCAGCGATTCGGGGGTGGAAAATGAAGCGAAACGTGACTTACTGCTCAAACGTCCGGCCTGGGTAGATGAGGATGATGAAGCTGAGGAAAA TGTTGATATGACCCATAAGTACAGGAAAGTTTTAATGAAGAGTGATGCCGAGACAATGCTTACTAAGAAGAAACTAAAGAAAAGACTTGAGGAACA GTTTCAGCAAGCCATGGGAGGAGTTCCTGCCTGGGCTGATCTAGAAAACAGGAAGAACTCCAAAAGGACTTCGAGTGATA GTGAcagtgatgaagatgatgatctGCTACGCAGGACTGGCAATTTCATAACAAGCTCAGAGTCTCTGCCAAGAGGGATTTTGAAG ATGAGCACCTGCCCTCCTGCAAACCAGGAACGTTTTGCCAATGGAAAACTGGTGACAGTGCAGTTTCATCCTTCAGCTCAAGTGGTGATGACAGCTGGGCATGATCGCTCTGTGTCCCTCTTCCAG GTGGACGGTATAAGGAACCCAAAAATACAGAGCATCTATTTAGAGAGTTTTCCAATTTATAAGGCTCATTTCAGTATGGATGGAGAACAAGTTATAGCCACTGGTACTCACCACAGAATGTTCTTTGTGTATGACATGATGGCTGGGAGTATCATCCCCATCCCGAAAGTACGAG GTGTGGAGGAAAAATTCCTCAGAAACTTCGAACTGTCTCCAGATGGATCATTTATGCTGCTGATTGGAAATTCAGGTTATCTTCATTTGCTGTCCATGAAG ACAAAAGAACTGATCAGCACTATGAAAGTGAATGGAAGGTGCACTGCCTCTGCTTTCACCCCAGACAGCAGTAAAATATACAGCTATTCAA AGGAAGGCGAAGTTTTCATTTGGGATGTGAGAAGCCGAAAGAGTCTACACAAATTTGAAGATGAAGGTTCTTTGGAAGGAAAGTGCATTGCTATTTCAAAAAATAACCAGTATGTGGCATGTGG TTCATCTTCTGGAGTTGTAAATTTATACACTACTGATGTCTGCCTCAAAGAAAACCGTCCTAAACCAGTTAAGGCCATAATGAACCTTGTTACTTCTGCCACCTGTGTGACCTTTAATCCCACCACAGAGATTTTGGCAGTGGCTTCCCGTGACACTGATGAAGCTGTCAAATTG gctgAAACATTATTCATTTTTCTGAAAGAAGATACAGGAGAAAATGAACCAGTAACTGAG GTTTTGTAA